The Petropleomorpha daqingensis genome includes a window with the following:
- a CDS encoding acyl-CoA dehydrogenase family protein yields the protein MEFTWTPEQQDLRASTRRLLQQRAPLARARELAEAGTRHDPQLWTAMAQQIGLQGLALPEDHGGSGGSLVELAVVLDEMGRVLLGGPFLPTALAAEALVASGDDAAAGEHLPAIAEGERTATLAVAGPDGRWGAGNRTARGSGGDVRLTGTAELVLDGADADLVLVAAQGERGPSLYAVEPAADGLTAQRLDPLDLTRPLARLHLSDTPARLVGEDGGAGEVLERVRRTASILLAAEQVGAMSTLVDLTAEHARTRRAFGRPIGAFQGVKHRLADMAVRLEMSRSAAYWAAWQPPGSPEAALGAAVAGSYCSESFLQTAKDTIQLHGGTGFTWEHDAHLFLRRARADATLAGSPAEHRAALVPLVLPELAEVPA from the coding sequence ATGGAGTTCACCTGGACGCCCGAGCAGCAGGACCTGCGGGCGAGCACGCGCCGGCTGCTGCAGCAGCGCGCCCCGCTGGCGCGGGCGCGCGAGCTGGCCGAAGCCGGCACCCGGCACGACCCGCAGCTGTGGACGGCGATGGCCCAGCAGATCGGGCTGCAGGGCCTCGCGCTGCCCGAGGACCACGGCGGCAGCGGCGGATCGCTGGTGGAGCTCGCCGTCGTCCTCGACGAGATGGGCCGGGTGCTGCTCGGGGGACCGTTCCTGCCCACCGCCCTCGCGGCCGAGGCGCTGGTCGCCTCGGGCGACGACGCCGCGGCCGGCGAGCACCTGCCGGCGATCGCCGAGGGCGAGCGGACCGCCACCCTGGCCGTGGCCGGCCCCGACGGCCGGTGGGGCGCGGGGAACCGGACCGCCCGGGGGAGCGGAGGCGACGTCCGGCTGACCGGCACCGCGGAGCTGGTCCTGGACGGCGCGGACGCCGACCTCGTGCTGGTCGCGGCGCAGGGGGAGCGGGGCCCGTCGCTCTACGCCGTCGAGCCCGCCGCCGACGGTCTGACGGCGCAGCGGCTGGACCCGCTGGACCTCACCCGCCCGCTCGCCCGGCTGCACCTGAGCGACACCCCGGCCCGGCTCGTCGGCGAGGACGGCGGTGCGGGCGAGGTGCTCGAGCGCGTGCGGCGCACCGCCTCGATCCTGCTGGCCGCCGAGCAGGTGGGCGCGATGAGCACGCTGGTCGACCTCACCGCCGAGCACGCCCGCACCCGCCGCGCCTTCGGCCGGCCGATCGGCGCGTTCCAGGGCGTCAAGCACCGGCTGGCCGACATGGCCGTCCGCCTGGAGATGTCCCGCTCGGCCGCCTACTGGGCCGCCTGGCAGCCACCGGGCTCGCCGGAGGCGGCGCTCGGCGCCGCGGTCGCCGGCTCGTACTGCTCCGAGTCCTTCCTGCAGACCGCCAAGGACACCATCCAGCTGCACGGCGGCACCGGCTTCACCTGGGAGCACGACGCCCACCTGTTCCTGCGGCGGGCGCGCGCCGACGCGACCCTGGCCGGCTCGCCCGCCGAGCACCGCGCCGCCCTGGTCCCCCTCGTCCTGCCCGAGCTCGCGGAGGTGCCGGCATGA
- a CDS encoding enoyl-CoA hydratase/isomerase family protein — MTAVSDPSRLNGAVQADQPVQLTRDGGIATITLSNPRRKNAMTRAAWRALRAALAEVAASDARVLVVTGAGEEFCAGADLSGGGERRPPLVDMTEVNEACLALHRLPLPTIARVDGVAVGAGMNLALGCDFVVASSRARFSEIFVKRGLSVDFGGSWLLPRLVGLHRAKELVLLGDMLGAEQAREWGLVREVVEPGDLDAAVGRLAERLLAGPPVAMRLSKRMLNDSFEATLDRALEDEARSQQVNFATEDTAEAGRAFLEKRDPLFTGR, encoded by the coding sequence GTGACCGCCGTGTCGGACCCGTCGCGGCTCAACGGCGCTGTGCAGGCCGACCAGCCGGTCCAGCTGACCCGGGACGGCGGGATCGCCACGATCACGCTGTCCAACCCGCGGCGGAAGAACGCGATGACCCGCGCAGCGTGGCGGGCGCTGCGCGCCGCGCTGGCCGAGGTGGCCGCGAGCGACGCCCGCGTGCTGGTGGTGACCGGCGCCGGCGAGGAGTTCTGCGCCGGGGCGGACCTCAGCGGCGGCGGCGAGCGACGCCCGCCGCTGGTGGACATGACCGAGGTCAACGAGGCCTGCCTCGCGCTGCACCGGCTGCCGCTGCCGACGATCGCCCGGGTCGACGGTGTCGCCGTGGGGGCCGGGATGAACCTGGCGCTGGGCTGCGACTTCGTCGTCGCCTCCAGCCGCGCCCGGTTCTCCGAGATCTTCGTCAAGCGGGGTCTGTCGGTGGACTTCGGGGGTTCCTGGCTGCTGCCGCGGCTGGTCGGCCTGCACCGCGCCAAGGAACTGGTGCTGCTCGGGGACATGCTCGGCGCCGAGCAGGCCCGCGAGTGGGGACTGGTCCGCGAGGTCGTCGAGCCCGGCGACCTCGATGCCGCCGTCGGCCGGCTGGCGGAACGGCTCCTCGCCGGCCCGCCGGTCGCCATGCGGCTGTCCAAGCGCATGCTCAACGACTCCTTCGAGGCGACGCTCGACCGCGCGCTCGAGGACGAGGCCCGCTCCCAGCAGGTCAACTTCGCCACCGAGGACACCGCCGAGGCCGGTCGCGCCTTCCTCGAGAAGCGCGATCCGCTGTTCACCGGCCGCTGA